The following DNA comes from Acidobacteriota bacterium.
CCGATCCCGGGCACCCGCGAGGCGACGAGCAGCCGGCCGCCCCCCGCGTCTCCGAGTGCTCTCGCCAGGGACGGCCACCCCTCCCGGGGCAACTCCTCGAACAGCTCGACGGCCACCGCGGCGTCGATCCTTTCGGCGTCCCCGGAGAGGCGCCGCAACTCCCGGGCGGCGGCTTCCGCGTCCGGAAGGCCGGACGCGAGGAAGTCGACGGTTCTCACCGATGCTCCGGCGGCCTCGAGGATGCGAGCGAGCGGGGCGAGGCCGATGCCGGCCGCCAGGATCGTGCGGTTCGCAACCGGCCGGAGGCGCTCGAGGATCGCCGCGAAGAGAAGCCGCCTTCCCTCGACCGCGTTCGCCTCGATCCAGCTCGCCGGGGTCTCGCGCCCGATCCGGCCCCAGGCGCGCAACCGCTCGTCCGGCTCGGGTCCGCGGGGGGAGGCGGTCGCTCCGGTCTCCGCCATCGGTCCGGCGTCCCGATCAGACGGGGGGCGGCAGAGTGCTTCCCGGCGGCTTGCCGCGCCCGCGCGGCGGGGGCTCCTCCGGGACGGGAGGTACGGTCCGCCCCTGACGCGCGAGCAGCTCCCGCGCGGCGTGGACCACGTCGGCATGCACGCCGTGAAGCGCCGCGACCGACTCCGGATGACCCTGGAGGACGAACTCGACCCCCAGGCGGTGGTTGCGGGCGCGGTCGAGCAGCAGGCGCGCAGCGCTTTCGAGCTCCCGCGCGTTCCGCGGCCCCCAATCGCCGGTCACCGAGACCTCCTCGCTCCGTCCGCCGGGGGGCGCACCCTCATCCCGAACGGCTGCCGCAATTTACGGCAACCACCCGGCCCGGTCAACCGCCCGGATCGCACGGCGAGCTGGCGGTATATTGGGGACCGCCCCCGAGCGGGCGCGGAGATCCCGAATGGCCTTCCCCAAGCGAGTCATCTTCTGCGAGTGCTGGGCCCGCGACGGGCTCCAGTCGGTTCCGGTCTGGGTGCCGACGGATCGCAAGCTCGAGATGATCGAGAGGTTCGTCGACGCCGGGTTCCCGAAGATCGAGGTCACCTCCTTCTCGCATCCGAAACTGCTGCCGCAGTTCCGTGACGCCGAGGAGGTTCTCCGCCGGCTGCCGAGAACGGGCCGGGCCGCCGATGTCTCCTACGTCGTGCTCATGCCGAACGAGCGCGGATTCGACCGGTTCGAGCGGTGCGTCGAGGAGGGCTACGGGGCGCACGAGATCATCCTCATGATCTCCGCCAGCGAGGAACACAACCTCCGCAACTTCCGCATGCGCCATGAAGAGGCCTTCCGGGCGCACGAGCGCATCATGCGCCGGGCGCACCGGCTCGGCGTGCATGTGATCGGCTGTGCGGGCACGGTCTACGGCTGCCCGATCATGGGGGACGTTTCGTTCGAAGCGGTGGCCAAGATCGTTCGCTTCTACCTCGACAACGGGGCGCGGACGATCATGCTCGGCGACACCACCGGGATGGCGAACCCCGTGCTCGTCAAGGAGCGCATCGGCCGGCTGATGGACACCTTCCCCGGCGCCCAGTTCATCGCGCACTTCCACGACACCCGGGGCACCGGCATCGCCAACACCGTGGCGGCCCTGGAGACGGGTGTGGTCTACGTGGACGGCTCCGTCGGGGCGATCGGCGGGCAGCCGGCGACCGGAGCGCCGAAGTACCATGTCGGCTACACGGGCAACATCTCGTCGGAAGACACGGTGGCGCTCCTGCACGAGATGGGAATCGAGACCGGTATCGACCTCGACAAGCTGATCGAGGCCGGCCGGCGGGCCGAGGAGATTCTCGGGATGAAGCTGCGCTCGGAAGTGGTGCGCTGCGGTCCGGTCAATCACGGTCCAGCGCCCGCCGAGAAGGGCGAGGGGGAACGTCTCGTGTTGCCCGAGTGACCGGCCCGGCGGACTGCGGCGGCCGCGGAGGCGAGGCGATGCTCTACGACAACATTCTCGAGGCGATCGGAAAGACCCCGCTCGTGAAGCTCCACCGGGTGGGATCGCACCTGAAGTGCAACCTGTACGCGAAGTGCGAATTCCTCAATCCGGGCGGTTCCGTGAAGGACCGCATCGGATATCGCATGGTTCTCGACGCGGAGCGGGAAGGGCGCATCAAGCCGGGCGATACCCTCATCGAGCCCACCAGCGGGAACACCGGGATCGGACTCGCCCTCGCCGGGGCGGTGCGCGGTTACCGGGTCATCATCACCATGCCGGAGAAGATGTCCCGGGAGAAGCAGGTGGTGCTCGAGGCGCTCGGGGCCGAGATCATCCGCACCCCGACCGAGGCCGCCCACGACAGTCCCGAGAGCCACATCATGGTCGCCCGGCGCCTTCAGGCGGAGCTGCCCAACGCCCACATCCTGGACCAGTACTCGAACCCGTCCAACCCGAATGCCCACTACGACACGACGGCCCAGGAAATCCTCGACGACCTCGATGGCGAGGTCGACATGGTGGTGATCGGGGCCGGCACGGGGGGGACGATCACGGGGGTCGCTCGCCGGATCAAGGAGGTCCGCCCCCAGTGCATCATCGTCGGCGCCGATCCGGTGGGCTCGATCCTCGCCGGCGGCGACTATGTCGCACCGTACAAGGTCGAGGGCATCGGGTACGACTTCATTCCCGAGGTGCTCGACCGCAGCTTGGTCGACGTCTGGGTGAAGACGACGGACCGGGCCTCGTTCCAGCTCGCACGGCGACTCATCCGCGAGGAAGGGCTTCTCGTCGGCGGGTCGAGCGGAGCGGCGATGTACGCCGCCCTCAAGCAGGCACCGCGCCTGCGCGCCGGCCAGAATTGCGTCGTTCTCATGCCGGACGGCGTGCGCAACTACATGACCAAGTTCGTGGACGACAAGTGGATGCGCGACAACCGCTTCCTCGGGGTTTCCGACCAGCACGGGACGGTGGGGATGCTGGCGGCGGCGAAACCGACACAGGAGATCGTCACCGTCAACCATGGCGACCCGGCGCAGCGCGCCATCGAGCTGATGCGCGAGAACGGCGTGTCGCAGCTACCGGTGGTCGAGGAGGGCAAGCTGGTGGGGCTGCTAACCGAGGACGGGCTGCTCCAGTTCCTCGCGTCAGGGCAGGACGTCGAGACCGCGAGCGTCGACGACATCATGAACCGCTCGGTGCCGACGGTGGAGGAGGAGACGCCGATCACGGCGCTGCAGAGCCTGCTGCTTCAGTCGGGCAGCGTGGTCGTCGTCGACGCGGAGCGCAGGCCGGTCTCCATCCTGACGAAGATCGACCTGGTGGAGTGGATGGCGGCGCACCCGGCTCTCGAGGAAGCCGACTGATCCGCCGCCCCGGGAGGGACCATGTCCCGCAGAACCCTGGCGGCCGCAGCGGCCGTCTTCGTCCTCTGGGCGATGCTCGACTTCGTCATCCACGGGATGATCCTGCGCGGGGTCTACGAGCGCACAGAGCGCCTCTGGCGGCCCGAGGGCGAGATGCGGATGGGGTTGATGTACCTCGTGCTGGCTGTGGCCGCGCTTTGCTTCACCCTCGTCTACGAACGCTTCGTCGGCCGCCGGAACGTCCGAGTCGCCGTTCTCTACGGCCTGCTCTACGGCGTGGGCACCGGCGTCTCGATGGGATTCGGCACCTACTCCGTGATGCCCATCCCGCAGGTCCTGGCGGTGGGCTGGTTCGCCGGGGCGGTGGTCGAGGCGACGGCGGGCGGGCTCGTCCTGGGGCTCGTCATCCGGGAGTGACCGTCCCCCTCACCGGGATTCGCGGAAGAGCGGGGTTCAGCCGGGAGAGGACCTCGTAGGCGATCGTTCCCGACCACTCGGCGAGGTCCCCCGCGCGGATCTCCTCCTCGCCCGACCGGCCGATGAGGACGGCCGGCATGCCGGCCGCCGCCTCCGCGATGTCGGTGACGTCGGCCATCATCATGTTCATGCAGATCCGGCCGACGACCGGCGCGCGGCGCCCCGCCACCAGCACGTACGCTCGGTTCGACAGCGAGCGCGTGTACCCCTCGTAGTAGCCGACGGGAAGCACGGCGATCCGCGTGGCCCGCGTGGCGCGCCACGTGCGGCCGTAGCCGACGTAGCCGCCGGGCGGGACCGTCTTCACCTGGGCGATCACCGCCTTCCAGGCGAGCACCGGAACCAGCCGGAACCCGGAGAGACCGCGCTCGCGCGCGGAAACGAACGTCTCGCGCGACGGCCACTGCCCGTAGAGACCGATCCCCACCCTGACCATGTCGAAATGGGTTTCGGGGAAGAGGACCGCGGCCGCCGAACATGCGGCGTGACGGTACCGCGGCCGGATCCCCTCGGCCTCGAGCCGGCCCACCGCGTCGCGGAAGCGGGCCAGTTGCTCCATGGCGAAACGGTGATCGGTCGTGTCCTCGATGTCGGCGAAATGCGTGCTCAGCCCCTCGAGCCGAAGCTCGGGGGCAGAGGCGACCTCTCGCGCGAGTGCCAGCACGTCCTCCAACGGGAGTCCCTGGCGGTGCGTTCCCGTCTCCAGCTTCAGGTGAACCCGTGCGGGCTTCCCCGTCCGTCGCGCCGCCCGGCGCAGCCGCTCGAGCGCGGCCCCGTCGTAGACGGTCACCGCCAGATCGGCGGCGACGGCGTCCGGGAGATCCTGGGCCGGGACATGCTGGAGGATCAGCACGGGGACGCCGTCCCCGGCGATCCTCCGCGCGTCGAGGGCCTCGGCGAGGTTGCCGACGCCGAGCCACTCGGCACCCGCGTCCAGCACAGCCGGTACGACGAGTTCCGCCCCGTGGCCGTACGCGTTCGACTTGACCACCGCCATCAGGCGTGCGCCCGGCGCGAGCCGGGAGCGGAACGCGCGCACGTTGGCGGCGAGCGCGTCCAGATCGATCTCGAGCCAGCTCACCGTCCCGGCCGGCAGCCCCTTGGGACGTGCGGCGACCGTTTCGAGCTCCGTCGGTTGTGCCGTTTTCCGCGCCACTCTACGACCTCCGCGGCCGATCATACCCGACGGGCCGCCGCCGCGACCCGTTCCCCTCGAGCGGCGCGCCGTCCCCCGCCCGGTGGCGGCGGCCCCGGCAGCCTTCGAGGGCAAAGGGCCATCTCGCGAACGGCGCCGCTCGGCTGCCGGAAGCCCTCGGCGTGCCCGACACCTCCGGGGTCCGGGCTCCCGGTCCGCGGCCGGAACGGTCGTGGGGAAACTGCTTCGGTGCCGCCACGGCGACCAGCTCGCGGCCGGGCTCGCCGCCCCGATCCGGGAAGTCGGTGGACCGCGCTATGCTGGAGCTGTGACGATCGAACGCGATGCAGGAAGCGACGACCCGCTCCGGGGCCTTCCGCTGGCGCAGCCGACGCCCCCGGAGTGGATCGATCGCGCCCTCGGCGACCTCGACGCGCTGCTCGCCGATCACGCGCACTGCGAGCTCAAGGCAGCATCGACGGCACTGGCGCTGATCGGACGCTATCCGCAGCATCCGTTCCTCGTCACGGCGATGATCGGGCTCGCCCACGAGGAGCTCCATCACTTCCGTCAGGTGCTCGAGCGGCTCGAGCGCCGCGGCGTTCCGCTCGGCCGACCGCCGGAAGACCGATACGTCCGGCGGCTGCGCCAGCTCGCGTGCGAAGAACCGGGGGGCCTGGGCGCGCTCCCCGACCAGCTCCTCGTCTGCGCCTTCGTCGAGGCCCGCTCTTGCGAGCGCTTCCGGCTGCTGGCGGCGGCGCTCGACGCCGACGCCGAGCACGGACTCGGCCGCTTCTACGCGCGCCTCGCAGCCGCGGAGGGCCGGCACTGGGAGCTGTTCCGCGATCTGGCGGTGCGGCTGTGCGGCGAGAGGCCGGTCGCGGCGCGGATCGAACGGCTTGCGAGGCTCGAATCCGAGCTGGTCCGCGCGCTCCCGCCCGCACCCCGGATGCACTGAGCGAGCCGCGGGGCATCACTCCGGCTCGAGGCGGCCGTCCCGATTCGGAATCCTGCGGGGGCGGTATCGGAGTCGCCGGGCCGCCTGCACAGGTGCCCGCGGCGGCGATCCCGGCGGAATCGGTGCGTTTCTGATCGGAGCCGGCCCAGGTGCGGTTCCGCTCCACATCCGCGCGGGCGTCGCAGACGCCGTCCAGCCCAGGCGCGGCGGTGCGCGCCGTCACGGCGCGCGAGGCGCATGTCCTCCCCCGGGCCTCCGAGCGTCGCCTTCACCGCGCCGGCTCAGCTTCCGGTCGGCTGCAGGCCGTACTTGCGCAGCTTGCGGTAGAGCGTCGTCCGGCCGATCGCGAGGCGGCGCGCCGTGAGGCTCAGGTTGCCGCGGCACAGCTCGAGGCAGCGGACGATGTGACGGCGTTCCATCTCCTCGAGGGTCGGGATGCGGTCCCCGCCCGGCATGCCGGACGACGAGGCCGCTCCCACCGGAACGCCGCGCCGGATCGCCGCCGACGGCGCGAGGCGGTCGCCACCGGCCGCTTGGACACGAGGCGGAAGATGCTCGGGAGCGATCGCAGCGGTGCCGGCAAGGACGATCGCGCGCCGGATCACGTTCTGCAGCTCCCGCACGTTTCCCGGCCAGTCGTACGCCTCGAGCATCTCCATCGCGGCCGGCGTGATGCCCCTCGGGCGCGGCTCCGCCGCCGAGAGCAGGATGTGCTCGGCCAGCAACGGAACGTCTTCCCGTCGCTGGCGCAGCGGGGGGATGGTGATCGGGTAGACGGCGACGCGATAGAAGAGGTCGGCGCGGAACCGCCCCTCTTGGACCTCTCGCTCGAGGTCGCGATTGGTGGCACAGATGATCCGCACGTCGACCGGTCGCGGCGAGGACGAGCCCAGCCGGACGACCGCGCGGTCCTGGATGGCGCGCAGCAGCTTCGCCTGCAGTGCGGGGCTCATCTCGCCGATCTCGTCGAGGAACAGCGTTCCCCCATCCGCCGCCTCGAACCGGCCCGCGCGGTCCCGGTCGGCGCCGGTGAAAGCGCCCTTGACGTGACCGAAAAGCTCGCTCTCGAGAAGTGCGTCGGGCAGCGCCGCGCAGTTGACGGCGACGAAGGGAGCGTCCCGGCGCGGGCCTTCCCGGTGGATCGCGCGGGCGACCAGCTCTTTCCCCGTACCCGACTCCCCCTGGATCAGGACGGTGAGGTCCGTCGGGATCACCTTCTCGAGGAGCCGGGCGACTTCCCGAAGCCCGGAACGGATGCCGACGATGTCGTCGAGGGAGGTCCGCGGACCGAGCGCCTGCCGGAGCAGTTCGACCTCGCGGGAGAGATCGTGCAGCTCCAGAGCGTTCCGCACGGCAATGGACAGGCGTTCCGTCTCGAAAGGCTTGGTGAGCAGGTCGCGGGCCCCCGCCTTCATCGCCTCCACGGCGCTGGCGATCGACGCTTGCCCGGTCAACACGATCACCGGCACGTCCGGCCGCGTGGCCTGCATCTTCCGGAGGACCTCGAGACCGTTGATGTCCGGAAGCCGAAGGTCGAGCAGAACGAGGGAGGGCGACCGCCGCTCGAAGGCGACCAACGCCTCGCGGCCGGTGCCCGCCAGGACGGTCCGGTAACCGGCGCGGCCGAGGAGCGTCTCGAGCCAGCGGCGCACGCCTGGCTCGTCGTCGACCACGAGGATCAGCGGTTCCCCGGGCTGGTCCGCGGCGTTTGGCGATCGGTTCGGCATGCTCCCGCTCCTCATTTCCGGCGCTCGCGAGGGCAAATATGGTGACCGGCGGACAGGTGTGCCATCCCGGGACGGTGCCCCGTCCCGAACCGGTGCGCCCGCACCGGTGGCGGCCCTCCGGTGGACGCGTTTTTGCGTTCGAAATTGTTCGTTACATTCCGAAATCATCCGAGTCACCCCATGGCACGGACGTTGCTTCAGCTCGGGCGAAGCCGCCGTCCGGCCGCCCGCGTGTCAGCCCCAACATGCGGAGCGGTCGGGCGGCGGAGCAGCATCGGCTGACTGGGGCGGAACCGGGCGGGATGCGAACCTTCCCCTTCCTTTCGACGGGACGCGACGCGGAACGGGCCGCCCGGGAGGGGGAGGAGCTTCTTCCCGGGGTGCTTCTCGCCGAGCTGCCCGACCCGGTGGCCGCCGCCGACTCCGCAGCGCGGCTGCTGTGGGCCAACCCGGCCTTCGCCGCCTTCTTCGGCCGTGAGATCGATCCGGAGGCGCCGCCCGCGGTGGGCCAGCTCGCCGGCCCCTATGCCGACTCGATGGAGGGGCTGCGGCTGACCGATCTCGTCCGGTGCGGCGAGGGCCGCACCGAGGTGACGCTGTTCGACGCCCAGGGTCTCTCGCACTGCTGCGAGGTGCGCGTCCGGGTGCTCGAGCCTCCCTGCGGCGCGGCCACACGGCTCCTCGTGGTCCGCGATCTGGAGCCTTTCCAAAAACGCAGCACGGAGCTCCTCGTGCGGGCGGAGGAGAGCCGAAGGGAACGCGCGATGCTGGAAGCGATGGCGAGGGTGCTCGACGTGGGCGTGGTCGCCGTCGACGACGCCGAGCGCGTGCTGATCGTCAACGAGCGGGCGCGCGAGGAGTTCGATCTCGACGGCCTTCGCGTCGAGGGGCAGGTTCTCGCCGATGTCCCGCTCCCGCTCGCCGTCCGCGGGGCGTGGCTCACCTTCATCGCCACCGGCGCGCCGCGCGAAGAGCGAAGGGTGCGCCTCCGCCGCGGCACGGAGACGCGCGACCTCACGGTCAAGTTCGTGCGCGTCCGGGGCCCGCACGACCGCCCGCTGGGAAGCGTCCTCGTCCTCGACCCGGCGGCGCGCTGAGCGCCCCCGCGTGCTAATCTGCCGGTCCTCCGAAGGGCCGGCGCCATGGACGAGCGAGACCGGATAGCGAGCGAGAAGGCCCGCTGGGAACGCGAGCGGGTGGCGCCCGCCGTCTCCAAGGTCCCGGAGCGGCGGGAGCGTTTCGAGACCTCCTCTGGAATCCCCGTCGAGCGGCTCTACACCCCCGCCGACAGACCGGCGGGGGGCTACGCGGAGCGGCTCGGGTTCCCCGGAGAGCCGCCGTTCACCCGCGGCGTCCAGCCGACGATGTACCGGAGCCGTTTCTGGACGATGCGCCAGTATGCGGGGTTCGGGACGGCCGAGGAGTCCAACGCACGCTACCGCTATCTCCTCGAGCGCGGCCAATCGGGCCTCTCGGTGGCGTTCGACCTGCCGACACAGATGGGGCTCGACTCCGACAGCCCTTTGGCGCGGGGCGAGGTGGGC
Coding sequences within:
- a CDS encoding hydroxymethylglutaryl-CoA lyase, which encodes MAFPKRVIFCECWARDGLQSVPVWVPTDRKLEMIERFVDAGFPKIEVTSFSHPKLLPQFRDAEEVLRRLPRTGRAADVSYVVLMPNERGFDRFERCVEEGYGAHEIILMISASEEHNLRNFRMRHEEAFRAHERIMRRAHRLGVHVIGCAGTVYGCPIMGDVSFEAVAKIVRFYLDNGARTIMLGDTTGMANPVLVKERIGRLMDTFPGAQFIAHFHDTRGTGIANTVAALETGVVYVDGSVGAIGGQPATGAPKYHVGYTGNISSEDTVALLHEMGIETGIDLDKLIEAGRRAEEILGMKLRSEVVRCGPVNHGPAPAEKGEGERLVLPE
- a CDS encoding cystathionine beta-synthase; this encodes MTGPADCGGRGGEAMLYDNILEAIGKTPLVKLHRVGSHLKCNLYAKCEFLNPGGSVKDRIGYRMVLDAEREGRIKPGDTLIEPTSGNTGIGLALAGAVRGYRVIITMPEKMSREKQVVLEALGAEIIRTPTEAAHDSPESHIMVARRLQAELPNAHILDQYSNPSNPNAHYDTTAQEILDDLDGEVDMVVIGAGTGGTITGVARRIKEVRPQCIIVGADPVGSILAGGDYVAPYKVEGIGYDFIPEVLDRSLVDVWVKTTDRASFQLARRLIREEGLLVGGSSGAAMYAALKQAPRLRAGQNCVVLMPDGVRNYMTKFVDDKWMRDNRFLGVSDQHGTVGMLAAAKPTQEIVTVNHGDPAQRAIELMRENGVSQLPVVEEGKLVGLLTEDGLLQFLASGQDVETASVDDIMNRSVPTVEEETPITALQSLLLQSGSVVVVDAERRPVSILTKIDLVEWMAAHPALEEAD
- the alr gene encoding alanine racemase is translated as MIGRGGRRVARKTAQPTELETVAARPKGLPAGTVSWLEIDLDALAANVRAFRSRLAPGARLMAVVKSNAYGHGAELVVPAVLDAGAEWLGVGNLAEALDARRIAGDGVPVLILQHVPAQDLPDAVAADLAVTVYDGAALERLRRAARRTGKPARVHLKLETGTHRQGLPLEDVLALAREVASAPELRLEGLSTHFADIEDTTDHRFAMEQLARFRDAVGRLEAEGIRPRYRHAACSAAAVLFPETHFDMVRVGIGLYGQWPSRETFVSARERGLSGFRLVPVLAWKAVIAQVKTVPPGGYVGYGRTWRATRATRIAVLPVGYYEGYTRSLSNRAYVLVAGRRAPVVGRICMNMMMADVTDIAEAAAGMPAVLIGRSGEEEIRAGDLAEWSGTIAYEVLSRLNPALPRIPVRGTVTPG
- a CDS encoding tRNA-(ms[2]io[6]A)-hydroxylase, giving the protein MAQPTPPEWIDRALGDLDALLADHAHCELKAASTALALIGRYPQHPFLVTAMIGLAHEELHHFRQVLERLERRGVPLGRPPEDRYVRRLRQLACEEPGGLGALPDQLLVCAFVEARSCERFRLLAAALDADAEHGLGRFYARLAAAEGRHWELFRDLAVRLCGERPVAARIERLARLESELVRALPPAPRMH
- a CDS encoding sigma-54-dependent Fis family transcriptional regulator, producing the protein MPNRSPNAADQPGEPLILVVDDEPGVRRWLETLLGRAGYRTVLAGTGREALVAFERRSPSLVLLDLRLPDINGLEVLRKMQATRPDVPVIVLTGQASIASAVEAMKAGARDLLTKPFETERLSIAVRNALELHDLSREVELLRQALGPRTSLDDIVGIRSGLREVARLLEKVIPTDLTVLIQGESGTGKELVARAIHREGPRRDAPFVAVNCAALPDALLESELFGHVKGAFTGADRDRAGRFEAADGGTLFLDEIGEMSPALQAKLLRAIQDRAVVRLGSSSPRPVDVRIICATNRDLEREVQEGRFRADLFYRVAVYPITIPPLRQRREDVPLLAEHILLSAAEPRPRGITPAAMEMLEAYDWPGNVRELQNVIRRAIVLAGTAAIAPEHLPPRVQAAGGDRLAPSAAIRRGVPVGAASSSGMPGGDRIPTLEEMERRHIVRCLELCRGNLSLTARRLAIGRTTLYRKLRKYGLQPTGS
- a CDS encoding PAS domain-containing protein → MVTGGQVCHPGTVPRPEPVRPHRWRPSGGRVFAFEIVRYIPKSSESPHGTDVASARAKPPSGRPRVSPNMRSGRAAEQHRLTGAEPGGMRTFPFLSTGRDAERAAREGEELLPGVLLAELPDPVAAADSAARLLWANPAFAAFFGREIDPEAPPAVGQLAGPYADSMEGLRLTDLVRCGEGRTEVTLFDAQGLSHCCEVRVRVLEPPCGAATRLLVVRDLEPFQKRSTELLVRAEESRRERAMLEAMARVLDVGVVAVDDAERVLIVNERAREEFDLDGLRVEGQVLADVPLPLAVRGAWLTFIATGAPREERRVRLRRGTETRDLTVKFVRVRGPHDRPLGSVLVLDPAAR